The genome window CGAAGCCGATGCCGATCGAACCGCCATTGGGCGACAGGATCGCGGTATTCACGCCGACGACTTCGCCATCCATGTTGAAGAGCGGCCCGCCGGAATTGCCCCGATTGATCGCCGCATCCGTCTGAATGTAATCGTCATACGTCCCCGAAAGCGCGCGATTTCGCGCCGAGACGATGCCAGCCGAGACCGAGAAGCCCTGCCCGAGCGGGTTGCCCATCGCGACAACCCAGTCGCCGACACGCGCCTCGTCGCTGTTGCCGAACGGAACCGGCTGGAGCGGCGCGTCGGAGGTGACCTTCAGAAGCGCGATGTCGGTGTTCGGATCGGTCCCGATCACTTCGGCCGGGAGCTGCTCTCCGTTGTAGAATTCGATATTGATCTCGTCCGCGTCCTGAATCACGTGATTGTTCGTCACGATAAATCCGTCTTCGGAAATGACGAAACCGGATCCGAGTGCCGCACGGCTGCGCGGGGCCGGGTCCGCTTCGCCGCCTGGGCCGCGCTCCATGAAGTCGCGGAAGAAATCCTCGAAGGGGGATCCTTCGGGAATCTGCGGCGCGGGACCGGTCCGCGACGAGACCGTCGTCGATGTCGTGATATTCACGACCGAATCGCTGATCTGCTCTGCCAGAGGAGCGAAAGTCTCGGGGGTGGCCTTGGCGCTGGCCGCCTGCGTCACGGCAAGAGCGATGCCGAGAAAGAGGGCGGTGAACCATTGGCGCGGAGAAACCTGCGCCTGGCCTTGCGGGATTGCGATAGACGTCACTCGTCTCTCCTTAGCTCTGCTGGAATATCCGGGCCGCGTCAGATCGGGACGATCCTTGCAAGCCCTGGCGTTGCCTGATGATCCGATTAAACGATTCTGTGGGCGTCTCGCAACAGATCCGGATCGATGCATCTGTCAAACCACCGTGAAAGTCTGACACATCACGTCGTCAGCCCGTGGTAAAGCACGACGAGCCCGACGCCGGCCACCAACGCCAGAAGGCCGATCAGACGTCGCGCCTCGACCGGTACAAGACGTAGTGCGTCGAGCAGATCCTCCAAACGCGAAGGGGCCAGTGCGAACACCAGCCCCTCGAAAATCAGGACGAGCCCGATGCTCAGAACGACGAATTCCATCAATTCGTCGCGGCGCTATCCGACGTCTGCTGCAACTCGGTCCCGCTCTGGTTCCCGAGCGATGCGCCTTCCGGTGCCTCGGCGGCCCCGTCGTCCTCGGCGCCCGGCTCGGTCAAGCTCAGGATATCCGCCGCGTCAGGCTGGCCCGATGCGGTCGCACCCCGGGGGTTGTCGGACTTCAGGTAATTGAAGAATTCGCTGTCGGGCGACATGATCAACGT of Palleronia sp. LCG004 contains these proteins:
- a CDS encoding Do family serine endopeptidase; translated protein: MTSIAIPQGQAQVSPRQWFTALFLGIALAVTQAASAKATPETFAPLAEQISDSVVNITTSTTVSSRTGPAPQIPEGSPFEDFFRDFMERGPGGEADPAPRSRAALGSGFVISEDGFIVTNNHVIQDADEINIEFYNGEQLPAEVIGTDPNTDIALLKVTSDAPLQPVPFGNSDEARVGDWVVAMGNPLGQGFSVSAGIVSARNRALSGTYDDYIQTDAAINRGNSGGPLFNMDGEVVGVNTAILSPNGGSIGIGFAMSSNVVTKVVDQLREFGETRRGWLGVSIQDVTDDIAESIGLENVSGALVTDVPEGPAQEAGVEAGDVITGFNGNDVVDTRELVRRVGDAEVGTEVPVTVYRDGEEVELSVTLGRREEAQAIRTAATPEEVPQSDETELLGLTVSPLDEELREELGLSSGMDGLVITEVADDSEAFEKGIRAGDVITEAGQEKIASASDLTARVEAAQEAGRKSILLLIRRDGNPRFVALPVE
- a CDS encoding DUF2065 domain-containing protein; this translates as MEFVVLSIGLVLIFEGLVFALAPSRLEDLLDALRLVPVEARRLIGLLALVAGVGLVVLYHGLTT